A single region of the Mycobacterium avium subsp. avium genome encodes:
- a CDS encoding FAD-binding oxidoreductase, whose translation MVPVLGSALSAHQAGVDRLLESYRSIPATSAVRLAKPSSNLFRARTKRDAPGLDTSGLTGVLGVDPETRTADVAGMCTYEDLVAATLPYGLSPLVVPQLKTITLGGAVSGLGIESASFRNGLPHESVLEMDILTGAGELLTASRTQHADLFRAFPNSYGTLGYSTRLRIELEPVAPFVTLRHIRFHALADLIAAAERIIDTGGHAGTPVDYLDGVVFSADESYLCVGRRTTTPGPVSDYTGQHIYYQSIRHDSPGDEPTKDDRLTMHDYIWRWDTDWFWCSRAFGVQNPRVRRWWPRRYRRSSVYSKLVSLDRRLRISDRIEARNGRPPRERVVQDVELPVERTFEFLEWFLETVPITPIWLCPLRLRDHDGWPLYPMRPDHTYVNVGFWSSVPAGATEGATNRLIEAKVSELDGHKSLYSDSFYTREEFDELYGGEAYNTVKKTYDPDSRLLDLYAKAVQRR comes from the coding sequence CTGGTGCCAGTCCTTGGATCCGCACTCTCGGCCCACCAGGCCGGCGTCGACCGGTTGCTGGAAAGTTATCGGTCCATCCCGGCAACGTCGGCCGTCCGGCTGGCCAAGCCGTCGTCAAACCTGTTCCGCGCCCGCACCAAACGCGACGCGCCCGGACTGGACACCTCCGGGCTGACCGGGGTGCTGGGGGTGGATCCGGAGACCCGCACCGCCGACGTGGCGGGCATGTGCACCTACGAGGACCTGGTGGCCGCGACCCTGCCGTACGGGCTGTCGCCGCTGGTGGTGCCCCAGCTCAAGACGATCACCCTCGGCGGCGCGGTGAGCGGCCTGGGCATCGAATCGGCGTCGTTCCGCAACGGTCTGCCGCACGAGTCGGTGCTGGAGATGGACATCCTCACCGGCGCCGGCGAATTGCTCACCGCGTCGCGCACCCAGCACGCCGACCTGTTCCGCGCCTTCCCGAATTCCTATGGCACGCTTGGGTATTCGACCCGGCTGCGGATCGAGCTGGAGCCGGTCGCGCCGTTTGTGACCTTGCGCCACATCAGGTTTCACGCGCTGGCTGACCTGATCGCGGCGGCCGAACGCATCATCGACACCGGCGGCCACGCCGGCACGCCGGTGGACTATCTCGACGGCGTGGTGTTCAGCGCCGACGAGAGCTACCTGTGCGTGGGCCGGCGGACCACCACCCCCGGCCCGGTCAGCGACTACACCGGGCAACACATCTACTACCAGTCGATCCGGCACGACTCCCCGGGCGACGAGCCCACCAAGGACGACCGGCTGACCATGCACGACTACATCTGGCGCTGGGACACCGACTGGTTCTGGTGCTCGCGTGCGTTCGGCGTGCAGAACCCGCGGGTGCGGCGCTGGTGGCCGCGCCGCTATCGGCGCAGCAGCGTCTACTCCAAGCTGGTCTCGCTGGACCGGCGCTTGCGCATCTCGGACCGCATCGAGGCCCGCAACGGCCGTCCACCCCGCGAGCGGGTGGTGCAGGACGTCGAACTGCCGGTGGAACGGACCTTCGAATTCCTGGAGTGGTTCCTCGAAACGGTGCCGATCACCCCGATCTGGTTGTGCCCCTTGCGGTTACGCGACCACGACGGCTGGCCGCTGTACCCGATGCGCCCGGATCACACCTATGTCAACGTCGGCTTCTGGTCGTCGGTGCCCGCCGGTGCGACCGAGGGCGCCACCAACCGGCTGATCGAAGCCAAGGTGAGCGAGCTGGACGGGCACAAGTCGCTGTACTCCGACTCCTTCTATACCCGCGAGGAGTTCGACGAGCTCTACGGCGGCGAGGCGTACAACACCGTCAAGAAGACCTACGACCCCGATTCTCGTTTACTCGACCTCTACGCGAAGGCGGTACAACGGCGATGA
- a CDS encoding class I SAM-dependent methyltransferase codes for MTTTKQPHRSRTGKLSMAEILEVFAATGRHPLKFTAYDGSTAGSEDAELGLDLRSPRGATYLATAPGELGLARAYVAGDLQAYGVHPGDPYRLLKTLTDRVQFKRPPARVLANVVRSIGFERLLPVAPPPQETRPRWRRIADGLMHTKARDAEAIHHHYDVSNRFYELVLGPSMTYTCAVYPHPDATLEEAQENKYRLIFDKLRLAPGDRLLDVGCGWGGMVRYAARRGVRAIGATLSAEQAKWAQRRIDDEGLGDLAQVRHSDYRDVAETGFDAVSSIGLTEHIGVKNYPAYFGFLKSKLRTGGLLLNHCITRHDNTSTSFAGGFTDRYVFPDGELTGSGRITCAIQDVGFEVLHGENFRHHYAMTLRDWCRNLVEHWDAAVDEVGLPTAKVWGLYMAASRVAFEQNNLQLHHVLAANVDARGDDDLPLRPWWSP; via the coding sequence ATGACGACCACCAAACAACCGCACCGGTCGCGGACCGGCAAGCTCAGCATGGCCGAGATTCTGGAGGTCTTCGCCGCGACCGGCCGCCACCCGCTGAAGTTCACCGCGTACGACGGCAGCACCGCCGGCAGCGAAGACGCCGAGCTGGGCCTGGATCTGCGCAGTCCGCGCGGGGCCACGTATCTGGCGACGGCGCCGGGCGAGCTCGGCCTGGCCCGCGCCTACGTGGCCGGCGACCTGCAGGCCTATGGCGTGCATCCGGGTGATCCGTACCGGCTGCTCAAGACGCTGACCGATCGGGTGCAGTTCAAGCGGCCGCCGGCCCGGGTGCTGGCCAACGTCGTCCGCTCGATCGGGTTCGAGCGGTTGTTGCCGGTGGCCCCGCCGCCGCAGGAGACGCGCCCCCGGTGGCGCCGGATTGCCGACGGACTGATGCACACCAAGGCCCGCGACGCCGAGGCCATCCACCACCACTACGACGTCTCCAACCGGTTCTACGAATTGGTGCTGGGCCCGTCGATGACCTACACCTGCGCGGTGTACCCGCACCCCGACGCGACGCTGGAAGAGGCGCAGGAAAACAAGTACCGGCTGATCTTCGACAAGTTGCGGTTGGCCCCAGGCGACCGGCTGCTCGACGTCGGCTGCGGCTGGGGCGGCATGGTGCGCTACGCGGCGCGCCGCGGGGTGCGGGCGATCGGCGCCACCCTGTCGGCCGAGCAGGCGAAGTGGGCGCAGCGCCGCATCGACGACGAGGGGCTCGGCGACCTGGCGCAGGTGCGCCACTCCGACTACCGCGACGTCGCGGAAACCGGTTTCGACGCGGTGTCCTCGATCGGGTTGACCGAGCACATCGGCGTCAAGAACTACCCCGCCTACTTCGGGTTCCTGAAGAGCAAGCTGCGCACCGGCGGTCTGCTGCTCAACCACTGCATCACCCGGCACGACAACACCTCGACGTCGTTCGCCGGCGGGTTCACCGATCGCTACGTGTTCCCGGACGGCGAGCTGACCGGGTCGGGCCGCATCACCTGCGCGATCCAGGACGTCGGCTTCGAGGTGCTGCACGGCGAGAACTTCCGGCACCACTACGCGATGACGCTGCGCGACTGGTGCCGCAATCTGGTCGAGCACTGGGACGCCGCCGTCGACGAGGTCGGGTTGCCGACCGCGAAGGTGTGGGGTCTGTACATGGCGGCCTCGCGAGTTGCCTTCGAGCAGAACAACCTTCAGCTGCATCACGTGCTGGCGGCGAACGTCGACGCGCGCGGCGACGACGACCTGCCGCTGCGGCCGTGGTGGTCGCCCTAA